A genomic segment from Aegilops tauschii subsp. strangulata cultivar AL8/78 chromosome 1, Aet v6.0, whole genome shotgun sequence encodes:
- the LOC109778316 gene encoding uncharacterized protein: MPTALFNRNRGGESATSTRYSIRRAGGGSSLMARARTAMGRCLRRRRPRASRRDDRISALPDDLLLSVLRRLDIRTALGTAALSRRWARLNRELPVLSFSVESMLPPRYHRWVQLCRNIGGAIFFQYKRHAMTRELMPNITRYEHRAMRALTRSVESFLGTVARRRRVTRLRVDFFVTHNTGCLNQLIAEAIDAWGVDDLEAVAKPIYNQPGAVHSFGGHGGLCKEPSAARLQSLKLGGCVLPPLHEYGALTALVLQDIPDSTPEATYEGVFTSCLQLQVLHLISCRCSGGRGVVVDAPMSKIRELVVEKCRFRRIRLRALPSLESLASEGIIVHLEESTSFPCLRKYNLTLCLGMTLQRFRQALSQHLKIEPETFLRRMPGITSLILRLTGPDRWIVPSSSPSPPLLPNLRRLLVADVPSSWDVSWPRLLLETAPSPETLHIHIAACVEEEPGDEIPWRHTMVRHHHHLEEFVMVGYEGTKRQTYFVKFLMGVCTVLRNVTMFRNGHARNKGHWDWELVTHQHLWTDEEKDDTLKHIMDGVSPSAAQVRLVLG, translated from the coding sequence ATGCCGACGGCTCTATTTAATCGCAACCGCGGTGGTGAGTCGGCAACATCTACTCGCTACTCGATTCGTCGCGCGGGTGGAGGTAGCTCACTCATGGCCAGGGCCAGGACCGCGATGGGTCGAtgccttcgccgccgccggccgcgggcgTCCCGCCGCGACGACCGGATCAGCGCCCTCCCCGACGACCTCCTCCTTTCGGTCCTGCGCCGCCTCGACATCCGGACGGCGCTCGGCACCGCGGCCCTCTCCAGGCGCTGGGCCCGCCTCAACCGCGAGCTCCCAGTCCTCAGCTTCAGCGTGGAGAGCATGCTCCCGCCGCGCTACCACCGATGGGTCCAGCTCTGCCGCAACATTGGGGGAGCTATTTTTTTCCAGTACAAAAGGCACGCCATGACACGGGAGCTCATGCCCAACATCACAAGGTACGAGCACCGGGCCATGCGCGCCCTGACCAGGTCCGTCGAGAGCTTCTTGGGCACCGTCGCTCGCCGGAGGAGGGTCACCAGGCTCAGGGTGGACTTCTTCGTCACCCACAACACCGGCTGCCTGAATCAGCTCATCGCGGAGGCCATCGACGCTTGGGGGGTGGACGACCTCGAAGCTGTTGCCAAGCCAATCTACAATCAACCAGGAGCAGTCCACAGCTTTGGCGGCCATGGCGGCCTGTGCAAGGAGCCCAGCGCGGCACGCCTGCAAAGCCTCAAGCTTGGAGGCTGCGTGCTCCCGCCGCTGCACGAGTACGGCGCGCTCACCGCGCTCGTCCTGCAGGACATACCGGATTCGACGCCCGAGGCGACCTACGAGGGCGTCTTCACCTCGTGCCTGCAACTGCAGGTGCTGCACCTCATCTCCTGCAGGTGCAGCGGGGGCAGGGGCGTGGTCGTGGACGCCCCCATGTCGAAGATCAGGGAGCTCGTCGTGGAAAAATGCAGGTTCAGACGGATACGCCTGAGGGCTCTTCCTAGCCTCGAGAGCCTTGCCTCCGAGGGGATCATAGTGCATTTGGAGGAGTCCACCTCGTTTCCCTGTCTCAGGAAATATAACCTCACCTTGTGCCTCGGGATGACACTGCAAAGGTTTCGCCAAGCTCTATCGCAGCACCTTAAGATAGAGCCTGAAACGTTTCTTCGACGCATGCCGGGCATAACCAGCCTGATTCTCAGGCTCACTGGGCCTGACAGATGGATCGTGCCGTCGAGCTCCCCATCGCCGCCGTTGTTACCGAACCTGAGGAGGCTGCTGGTCGCCGATGTGCCTTCATCCTGGGATGTCTCGTGGCCCCGTCTCCTCCTCGAGACGGCGCCGTCCCCGGAGACCCTCCACATCCACATCGCAGCTTGCGTAGAAGAGGAGCCCGGTGATGAGATACCCTGGCGACACACCATGGTTCGGCACCATCATCACTTGGAGGAGTTTGTGATGGTTGGTTATGAGGGAACAAAGAGGCAAACCTACTTTGTCAAGTTTCTCATGGGAGTATGCACGGTGTTGCGCAATGTCACAATGTTCAGGAACGGGCATGCTCGGAACAAGGGGCACTGGGACTGGGAGTTGGTGACACATCAACATTTGTGGACCGACGAGGAGAAGGACGACACACTGAAGCACATCATGGATGGGGTTTCTCCCTCAGCTGCCCAAGTTCGACTAGTTTTAGGCTGA